In the Elizabethkingia bruuniana genome, AGATACCCAATCTCTATGTCACAAACAGCGAAGATTTATGCATTAACCTTCCTGGAAGGGGGTAATACATGGCAAGGATGGGGTAGTTATAACCCATTCCAGCTGAAGAGATCTGCCGGTATAGGTATCAGAGTTTATATGGGAGCGTTTGGTCTTATTGGATTTGACTTTGCTTACGGATTCGATAAAACAATCGGAGGAACTCAGCCAAACGGATGGAAGACTCACTTCTTAATGAACCAACAACTGTAAAACTATTTAGGTATAGTTTTTGATAAAAAACAAGGAATTAAATTAAAAACAAATTAAATTTTAGATTATACTATGAAAAGATTAAGCGTATTATTCGCAGCGGTATTAATGATGGTGTCTTTCACTGTTATCAAAGCTCAGAAATTAGCTCACGCTGATATTGCTGGAATTCTTACAGCAATGCCGGAAATGAAAAAGGCTAACGAACAACTTGAAGCTCTTGGAAAAATGAAGCAAGCTGAGCTTGGTAAATTACAACAAGCTTTAGAAACAAAAGCACAAGGTTACCAACAAGAAGCTGCAAAACAAACAGCACAAGTAAATCAGCAAAGACAAGCTGAATTGCAAAAAGAAGGAGAAAATCTTCAGAAAATGAACCAGGCTGCACAAAAAGACGTTGCTGATAAGCAAGAAGCTCTTTATGCTCCAATCGATAAAAAACTTAACGATGCTATTACCGCTGTGGCTAAAGCTAAAGGTTTAGAATATGTATTTGATGCTAACGGTCAAGGTTTAGTATACAAAGGAGGTGCAGATGTAACTGCTGATATCAAAAAGCAATTAGGTCTTTAATAAGCTCTTAAAGTATCATAAATAAAACCACCCTTTGCGGTGGTTTTTTTATTTTTGTAACTGATAAAAATTTATGAAAGGAGAAACAACTACACAAACCAAAATACGCTTTAACGATTGTGACCCTATAGGCCATCTTAATAATGTAAAATATCTTGATTATATGCTTAATGCCCGTGAAGATCACGTGGTAGAAACTTATGGCTTCACTTACGAAGAGCATATCCGCCTTACAGGCTGTACATGGGTAGCTATCCAGAATCAGATCGCATATTTAAAAGAAGTACGTCCTAATACACTTGTAAACATCAGCAGCAAAATTATAAAACTGGGAGAAAGAACTTCTGTAGTGGAAATTTTGATGAGAGATGAAAAAAATGAAGCTATACATGCTGTACTATGGACAACTGCTATTTACTTTAGCATGAAGGAAAGGAGATCTGTACCCCACTCTCCGGAACTAATGGAGTTTTTCAAAGACTTTTGGGTAGAAATTCCTGAACAACACTTCGAACAAAGAACAGAATCTTTAAGAAAAGAAAATAAACAATGGAGAAAATCTTAGTAACAGGCGGGAACGGCCAGCTTGGAAACTGTCTAAAAAAATTAGAGGAACAATATTCTGATTACGAATTCTTGTTCACCTCATCTTCCGAATTAGATATAACAAATGAAGGTTCTGTAAAAAAAGTCTTTGAAGATTTTCAGCCACAATATTGTATCAACGCTTCTGCGTATACAGCTGTTGACCTTGCCGAAACTGAAAAAGAAAAGGCATATGCAGTTAACGCCTATGGTGTAGAAAATCTGGCAAAAGTATCAGCAGAAAACAATGCTATCTTTATACATGTATCAACAGATTATGTATTCGATGGTCTAACTAATCTTGCCTATACAGAAGATGACTTTACTGATCCTATCGGGGTGTATGGAAACTCCAAAAGAGAAGGTGAAATTCTGGCATTGGAAGCTAACCCTAATACCATTATTCTTCGTACTTCATGGTTGTACTCAGAATTTAATAAGAACTTTGTAAAGACAATGCTTAACCTTTTCGGTACTAAAGAAGAGTTGGGGATTGTTGCAGATCAGTACGGACAGCCAACTAATGCTGCTGACCTTGCAGAAGCTATTATGACAATCATAAGTACTCCAAAGAAAATTTTCGGCATTTACCACTTCTCCAACTACGGTGAAACCACATGGTATGATTTCGCTGCTAAAATTGCTGAATTATCAGGCTCTTCTATCCGATTAAAACCTTTGACCACTGCGGAATATCCAACACCTGCAAAAAGACCGGAAAGAAGTACAATGTGTTTAGACAAAATAGAACAGGATTATAAAATAACTCCGGAGTACTGGGAAAACAGTCTGGAAGAGTGTATTAATATTTTACAGAAATAATTATGAAGCAGTTTCTTTTTATATTTTCTATCCTCTCTTTTACAATTATAGGAGCACAATCAGTTACCATTTCCAAGATGGCTAACATTCATGAAAATAAAGACAAACATCTTTATAAAATTGAAGATATCAGCAAGGCAGAATATCTGGGCGAAATTGAAATAGGAGGCTTTAGCAATGATGATGCATTGATGTTTAGTAATATCTATTCCAGAGCAAAGAAAATGGGGGCTAATGCATTTAAGCTAAGACCTATTGAAACTATAGACGGAAAATTGGAACCTTTTGATCCGAACCATTATTTCCTGAGTGTTTATTACGTGCCTTCTGAATCTGCAGAGAAAGAAGAAAACAACATTGCTTTCCTTATCGGCAGTCCGACAACTTCTCAAAAGATCGGTGTAAACCAGGAGAAAATTACAATTCCGGAACGTTCTTTTAAAAAGATCAAATTAAATCCCGGAGAGATCTATACCATTTCTACATTAAAGTTCCTGGGATCGTCTATAAAGCTTACGGCTTCGGATAATGAAAATACTAATTACTTTCAGGTCTCAGGTTTCAAAGTGAAGTCTAATCCATACGGACAGGCAGGAATTAACCTGAAATCCGGAGACATTATACGATTGGAAAAATCTTACGGGATGTTTCTTACCACTATTTATCAGGAAATAAAGTAGCAAATAAATTTTCTTATCGCACTAAAACCCTGTAAATTTGCATATCAAGAGATATAAATCTTAATTTATAATATAAATATATGAGAATTCTAACCGGAATACAAGCAACAGGAACGCCCCATTTGGGAAACCTTTTAGGAGCCATTATTCCTGCTATCGAATTGGCAAAAAAACCCGAAAATGATTCGTTATTTTTCATCGCCAATTTGCACACATTAACGCAGATAAAAGATGCAGCACAGCTAAGACAAAACACTTACGAGATTGCAGCTGCGTGGCTTGCTTGTGGTTTAGATACTGAAAAAACAATCTTTTACAGACAAAGTGATATTCCTGAAACATGTGAATTGACATGGTACCTGGATTGCTTTTTCCCTTTCCAAAGATTAACATTAGCTCACTCTTTTAAAGATAAAGCAGACAGACTTCAGGATGTAAATGCGGGACTATTCAACTACCCTATTCTGATGGCTGCAGATATATTATTATATGATGCCGAAGTTGTACCAGTAGGTAAAGATCAGTTACAACATCTTGAAATTACAAGAGACGTTGCAGAGAAGTTCAACAGACAAATGGGAGAAGTATTTGTACTACCTGGCGCAGAAATTCAGGAAAGTACCAAGTATGTTCCCGGAACCGATGGTCACAAGATGAGTAAGTCCAGAGGAAACATCATCAATATCTTCCTGCCAGAAAAAGAGCTAAAAAAACAGGTTATGTCTATTGAATCGGATAGCAAAAGTCTTGAAGAACCAAAAGATCCTGAAACGGATAAGACATTTACAATCTATGCTCTTATTGCTACTCCGGAACAAACCGAAGCTCTACGCGAGAAATATCTTGCCGGAAATTATGGATATGGACATGCTAAAACAGAACTTCTAAATCTAATTCTGGAACGTTTTGCAAAAGAAAGAGAACTTTTCAGTTACTATATGTCCCACCTGGATGAACTGGAAGAAAAGCTGCAACAAGGTGCTGCAAAAGCAAGAGTTATTGCCCGTACAACACTAGACAAAACAAGAAAAGCTTTAGGGTATTAATACCTATGAAAAGAATAAAAAAACTCATAAGTTTGACTTGTGAGTTTTTTTATTTACCTGTTGAAGCTCTGTAAACTAATTCGGCATCCATCATTACAGTTCTGCTTAATGCTGAATTATCTTTTATTCTTTCCAGAATTAATCCTGCTGCCTCCTCTCCCATTTCTGTTAGTGGCTGCTCCACACTGGTTAACTGTGGATATACAATTGTTGCTAGTTCTGTTCCCGAGAAACTGGCAACAGCAACATCATCCGGAATCTTCATCCCCTGTTCCAACAGATAGTTCATCGCCCCAATAGCCAATGTATCAGTAAAAGCAAAAATACTGTCAAATTCAATTTCTCTATCCAACAATTGTTTGGCTGCATTCCGCCCATGCTCAAACATCATTCCTTCAGGTTTTATGAGTAATTCCGGATCATAAATATTATACTTTGTCAGGATCCGTTTATAGCCGGAAATTCTTTCAACAGCATTCCGTATAGTGTCTGGACCAGTAATATGAACAATTCTTTTTCTCCCGGTACTTACTAAGTGTTCTGTCATCAAAGAAGCTTTAAGCTGGTCGTTTACCATTACTTTAGAAGCATCCAGAGAATTATCCGGAATCCTGTCAAAAAAGACCACAGGAGTTCCCCTTTCTATGATTTGCTGGTATATATCTTTATTATAATTTTCATGACACGGATTAATAATAATCCCATCCACATTAAACTCTTCCAATAAAAGAAGATTTTTTCTTTCGATTAAAGGATTTTCATCTGACTGTGTAATAATTACCCTATACCCCAACGGATATAAAATATTCTGAATACCGCGAAGCACTTTTGAAGAAAAAGGGGTTGTCATCTCCGGAACAACAAAACCAATACTTTTAGATTGTCCATATCTAAGGTTAAGTGCTGCAGGATTGGGCTTATATCCTAATTCCTGAGCTGCTGCCAATATCTTTTCTCTCGTTTCCGGATGAACGTTCTTATCATTCATTAAAGCTCTGGATATCGTGGATTTAGATATCGAAAGGTGTTTAGACAAGTCTTTAATGGTGATACGTTTCATAAGCTGATGATTACATTTTAATCAAAAATAATAAAAACAATTATTCCCGGGAACGTTCCCTGAATTTTGGGAACGTTCCCATATACTTTTTTTAAGTACAAATGATTTAGCAACAAACTTATTGTCCTAAACTTGAGATACTTAAGTTAAAAAAATCAATGTAATTATGAAAGTATCAGATTATTATTACAACCGTAAAGCTATCCAAACAGGTATTTTACATATCGGCGTTGGCAACTTTCATCGTGCCCATCAGGCATTCTATACAAATCAGCTGCTAAAGGATGAAGACCAATATTCCTGGGGGATATGTGGTGCCTGTTTATTACCTTCTGATGAAAAAATCGTCAATAATCTAAAATCACAAGATCTGGAGTATACTTTAACAGTATGCGGAAGAGATGACAAAGACGAAGTTTATAAAATCGGGGCTATAAACGACCTCATCTGGGCAGTAGAAGCTCCACAGGATTTACTAAATAAAATAGCTGACAGCAACACCAGAATCATTACACTAACAATCACTGAAGGTGGCTATAATCTGGATAAAGCGACAAACGAGTTTATACTGAATAATGAAAGTATACAACACGACCTGAAGAATCCTGAATTTCCGACTACTGTTTTCGGTTTCATTGCCGAAGGTCTTCGTCTGCGAAAAATTAAGGGTAATGGTAGCATTACCATTCTATCCTGTGATAACCTTCAGCATAATGGTAATACTGCCCGAAATGCATTTACCACATTTATTGCCGCCTTGGATGAAGATTTGACAGAATGGGTCCAGGAAAATGTAACATTCCCGAATAGCATGGTCGACAGAATAACTCCAGTAACTACTCCAGAAGATATAAAAAGACTGAACGAAAAAAGCGGTATCACCGACAAAGCCCCTGTATATTGTGAGGATTTTGTTCAGTGGGTTATAGAAGACAACTTCATTGCCGGAAGGCCTGCTTGGGAAAGAGTTGGTGTTACTTTTACAAAAGATGTAACAGCTTACGAAAATATGAAGTTGAGTTTGCTTAATGCCTCTCATACCCTGCTATCCTATCCTTCATTTTTAGCCGGATACCGCAAAGTAGACGAAGCCATACATGACAAAGATATTGTAAGCTTTATCCGCAGTTTTATGGATATTGATATTACGCCTCATGTTCCGGCTCCGGAAGGTGTAGATCTGGACGAATATAAACAAACTTTAATCGAAAGATTTGCCAATAGTTCTGTAAGTGATCAGATCAGCAGATTATGCTCTGATGGCATCTCAAAATTCCCCGTTTATATAATGCCTAATCTAATTAAAATGATTAATAGCAAACAGGATCTTTCCCGAATAGCTTTTCTTATCGCAGCTTACAGGCATTACCTGAAGTACAAAGTAGACGACAATGGTTTATCTTATGAAATCGCAGAACCCTGGATCACTCCGGAAGATCAGGAACTCATCTCCAGCGATAATCTTCTTGACTTTTTGAATATTTCTGCATTCAGAAGTATCAACCTTGATACTGTAAACATTTTTACCACACCATATATATCCTTTACAGAAAGGATCAAAAACGAAGGGATCAAACCTGTGCTACAATCCATTATTGTTCAACCTAAGATAAGCTCATAAAATTATGGAAACTAAACATCGTAATAGTCTATTGCCCTTTGCAATTATTACCTTCATTTATTTTATTGTAGGTTTTCTTACCACAGTAAACGAACAATTACAGGCTCCATTAAAGTTTACATTTCTTGCAGAAGCCGGAAGCCTGAAAAATACTTTTACAACTCTCATTTCATTCTTTTTCTTTCTGGGCTATTTGCTCAACGGTACTCTGGGAAGTAAATGGGTTAATGCTTATGGTTATAAAAATACCATTCTTAGAGGTTTACTATTTATGATGTCTGGTTTATGTATGTATCTCTGTTCTTCATGGTTTGGTTATCAGTATCCACACCTGGCAATACATTTTGGTAATGCTGCATTGCCTTATGGTTTTATAATTTTTGTTATTGGCTCATATCTTATGGGGACATCAGCAGCCATTATACAGGTTGTTGTCAATCCATATGCTGCGGCTTATGAGCTGCCGGGAACGCAACCAGTACAGCGTTTAAATATTTTAACTGCTATCAATTCCATTGGTACTACTTCAGCGCCATTTTTTGTAACAGTTGTTATGTTCAGTGGTGTGTCCATTGCAAATATCGAAATCCGGCAGCTGATACTGCCTTTAGTAATACTAATAACATCGGTCCTTATTGTAACTTTAATTACTAAGAAACTTCATCTTCCGGACATTGCCAATACACGTGCTGTAACAGGTGAAAAACTGGAAAGAAGTCTCTGGTCCTTCAGGCATTTTGCACTGGGTGTACTGGCTATCTTCTTTTATGTAGGAACAGAAGTTGCCATAGGCGCTAATATTAATCTGCATGCATTCGAACTTGCTGAATCCGGACATCCAATGACATTTTTTGGTAAAAGTGATATTATTATCGGCGGAATGGATTTGGGAATACATGCTTTACTATCTACACTGTACTGGGGTGGCTTTTTAGTCGGCAGGGCTATTTCCAGCTTCTTCAGTAAAATTTCTGCAAAAACACAGCTTACCGTAACAACCGTATTGGCTACTATATTGGCTATTATCTCTATGCTTACCCAAAAT is a window encoding:
- the rfbD gene encoding dTDP-4-dehydrorhamnose reductase encodes the protein MEKILVTGGNGQLGNCLKKLEEQYSDYEFLFTSSSELDITNEGSVKKVFEDFQPQYCINASAYTAVDLAETEKEKAYAVNAYGVENLAKVSAENNAIFIHVSTDYVFDGLTNLAYTEDDFTDPIGVYGNSKREGEILALEANPNTIILRTSWLYSEFNKNFVKTMLNLFGTKEELGIVADQYGQPTNAADLAEAIMTIISTPKKIFGIYHFSNYGETTWYDFAAKIAELSGSSIRLKPLTTAEYPTPAKRPERSTMCLDKIEQDYKITPEYWENSLEECINILQK
- a CDS encoding LacI family DNA-binding transcriptional regulator; protein product: MKRITIKDLSKHLSISKSTISRALMNDKNVHPETREKILAAAQELGYKPNPAALNLRYGQSKSIGFVVPEMTTPFSSKVLRGIQNILYPLGYRVIITQSDENPLIERKNLLLLEEFNVDGIIINPCHENYNKDIYQQIIERGTPVVFFDRIPDNSLDASKVMVNDQLKASLMTEHLVSTGRKRIVHITGPDTIRNAVERISGYKRILTKYNIYDPELLIKPEGMMFEHGRNAAKQLLDREIEFDSIFAFTDTLAIGAMNYLLEQGMKIPDDVAVASFSGTELATIVYPQLTSVEQPLTEMGEEAAGLILERIKDNSALSRTVMMDAELVYRASTGK
- the trpS gene encoding tryptophan--tRNA ligase — its product is MRILTGIQATGTPHLGNLLGAIIPAIELAKKPENDSLFFIANLHTLTQIKDAAQLRQNTYEIAAAWLACGLDTEKTIFYRQSDIPETCELTWYLDCFFPFQRLTLAHSFKDKADRLQDVNAGLFNYPILMAADILLYDAEVVPVGKDQLQHLEITRDVAEKFNRQMGEVFVLPGAEIQESTKYVPGTDGHKMSKSRGNIINIFLPEKELKKQVMSIESDSKSLEEPKDPETDKTFTIYALIATPEQTEALREKYLAGNYGYGHAKTELLNLILERFAKERELFSYYMSHLDELEEKLQQGAAKARVIARTTLDKTRKALGY
- a CDS encoding OmpH family outer membrane protein, translated to MKRLSVLFAAVLMMVSFTVIKAQKLAHADIAGILTAMPEMKKANEQLEALGKMKQAELGKLQQALETKAQGYQQEAAKQTAQVNQQRQAELQKEGENLQKMNQAAQKDVADKQEALYAPIDKKLNDAITAVAKAKGLEYVFDANGQGLVYKGGADVTADIKKQLGL
- a CDS encoding MFS transporter, translated to METKHRNSLLPFAIITFIYFIVGFLTTVNEQLQAPLKFTFLAEAGSLKNTFTTLISFFFFLGYLLNGTLGSKWVNAYGYKNTILRGLLFMMSGLCMYLCSSWFGYQYPHLAIHFGNAALPYGFIIFVIGSYLMGTSAAIIQVVVNPYAAAYELPGTQPVQRLNILTAINSIGTTSAPFFVTVVMFSGVSIANIEIRQLILPLVILITSVLIVTLITKKLHLPDIANTRAVTGEKLERSLWSFRHFALGVLAIFFYVGTEVAIGANINLHAFELAESGHPMTFFGKSDIIIGGMDLGIHALLSTLYWGGFLVGRAISSFFSKISAKTQLTVTTVLATILAIISMLTQNLWYLVAIGLLHSTMWSCIFSLAIKGLGKYTSKASGVFISAVFGGAVFTLIQGGLADIFGSWRWTWSLTVICELLMLSYALFGSRIRPKDIIQ
- a CDS encoding mannitol dehydrogenase family protein — translated: MKVSDYYYNRKAIQTGILHIGVGNFHRAHQAFYTNQLLKDEDQYSWGICGACLLPSDEKIVNNLKSQDLEYTLTVCGRDDKDEVYKIGAINDLIWAVEAPQDLLNKIADSNTRIITLTITEGGYNLDKATNEFILNNESIQHDLKNPEFPTTVFGFIAEGLRLRKIKGNGSITILSCDNLQHNGNTARNAFTTFIAALDEDLTEWVQENVTFPNSMVDRITPVTTPEDIKRLNEKSGITDKAPVYCEDFVQWVIEDNFIAGRPAWERVGVTFTKDVTAYENMKLSLLNASHTLLSYPSFLAGYRKVDEAIHDKDIVSFIRSFMDIDITPHVPAPEGVDLDEYKQTLIERFANSSVSDQISRLCSDGISKFPVYIMPNLIKMINSKQDLSRIAFLIAAYRHYLKYKVDDNGLSYEIAEPWITPEDQELISSDNLLDFLNISAFRSINLDTVNIFTTPYISFTERIKNEGIKPVLQSIIVQPKISS
- a CDS encoding acyl-CoA thioesterase, translated to MKGETTTQTKIRFNDCDPIGHLNNVKYLDYMLNAREDHVVETYGFTYEEHIRLTGCTWVAIQNQIAYLKEVRPNTLVNISSKIIKLGERTSVVEILMRDEKNEAIHAVLWTTAIYFSMKERRSVPHSPELMEFFKDFWVEIPEQHFEQRTESLRKENKQWRKS